The window CCGTGCGGCTGCCGAAAGACGTCGCCCTGCCGGATGGTGTTTCGGAGGTGGAAGTGACGGTGGTCGGCGACTCGCGGGTGATCACGCCGGTCTACCACGACCTCGTGGAGTGGTGGGACATAGGCGTGCACCCCGACGAGGACTTCCTTACCGATCGCGATGACTCCGCGCCGCAGGAGCGCGAGTGGCTGTGACCGAGTATCTGCTCGATACCGACACGATCATCTGCAAGGGTGCGCAGTTCAACTACAACTGGATCACCTGGACATGCTGGCCGCTTTGAGAAAAGCACGTCTGGCCTGCGGGTGGGTCGCGTTTGTCGCCTTCGCAGTGATCGGAGTGAGCCATCTCGTCTCGCTCGTGAGCGGTGGACATGGGAATGGCTTCCTCGGGTCGGCTGAGCCAGCCGTCTTCGTCGTCGCATGTGCGACGCTCGCAGCGACTGCGATCTCGATTCCCTTCCTCCGCCATCCGGCCCATTCGAGCGAACGTCCGCGGCCTGATGAGTAGCTGAATCTGTCTCAGGTTCTTCGGCGCCAATCTGACGGCCAAGCTCTCGGGCTCGATGCTGGGCGGGGACCACCACCACGCTCATTGCGGTGGAGGTCCCTGCCGGGGCAATCCCGTCGCACCCCCGTGAGAGACATACCTCGGCGGCTCACATGCGCTCGATCCCTGCTCAAGCATTCCCGGCTCG is drawn from Microbacterium protaetiae and contains these coding sequences:
- the vapB gene encoding type II toxin-antitoxin system VapB family antitoxin, which translates into the protein MMARTKVFYSNRSQAVRLPKDVALPDGVSEVEVTVVGDSRVITPVYHDLVEWWDIGVHPDEDFLTDRDDSAPQEREWL